A window of the Diabrotica undecimpunctata isolate CICGRU chromosome 1, icDiaUnde3, whole genome shotgun sequence genome harbors these coding sequences:
- the LOC140447826 gene encoding uncharacterized protein has product MQNSGNERPSVPGDSTTSDQGSGRKKDGVEGAKNPRVKLGYHRRQPMHIASYNVKTMSSESKLLEMEEELKSIKWDVMGLSEVRRRGEEQYTLKSGHLFHFKGEDNSSNGGVGFIVHKRHVPNIKNRKCKLESYHSNLKVEFEI; this is encoded by the coding sequence ATGCAAAATTCAGGAAACGAACGGCCCTCAGTGCCCGGCGACTCCACTACCTCCGACCAAGGTAGCGGTCGGAAGAAAGACGGAgtagagggtgctaagaatccccgggTTAAACTAGGCTACCATAGACGACAACCTATGCATATTGCTTCATATAATGTGAAAACAATGTCATCAGAGTCTAAATTGTTAGAAATGGAGGAAGAGCTAAAATCAATAAAGTGGGACGTAATGGGTCTCAGCGAAGTCAGAAGAAGAGGAGAAGAACAATATACTCTTAAATCTGGCCACTTATTCCATTTCAAGGGAGAAGACAATTCATCAAATGGTGGGGTTGGATTTATCGTACACAAACGACATGTACCAAACATTAAAAATAGAAAGTGTAAGCTCGAGAGTTATCACTCTAATCTTAAAGTTGAATTCgagatataa